A region from the Paenibacillus humicola genome encodes:
- a CDS encoding DUF4129 domain-containing transglutaminase family protein, protein MLELRQASAGKPGAWERGGDGTLFFAGFGRRLVTSLLLFGLMTEWLLPLRQLAAYTELYRIGPLIAAVGLFLAVGLFMPPTRVTLPLSFVISAAAVLYLFGGESGSFTAAIAHLAEALRGDAERAAHGDFQLSGESRTLLLLVGLSMMAAAVQSLVWLRQWGLGLTALTAVYLMLLYGFLGIDVLPGLLRTCAEGLTLAGLLAVPRLERLAGAPFTLGLRGARTIAGWPARWWAGAAWIAVLAAVVGIGAAWGGGFSSEPAPWAAQAIDWGKAELGKEQPASVAAGGIGAGGWPSLDVPSGGAGRTTGYGFDDRTLGAPIKPDNSVLFTVQSPEKEYLRGDSKSFYDGKGWEQPAHRLEARTIVPQAGGPSGGASAVDGSAGAGGKAASRTAEAPQRMTVKAAAPAPGWPLFAAGPEARVTSLTTAGGSRADGYLTDTETGALFPLDGSDRVADYTVETAALAADPKALQQAAAASGGDPAGLAAAYTQLPASLPARVGSLARDIMAKAGDTRYDKVKAVEAYLRTHYAYTLTQTAVPPAGADFVDDFLFDQKQGYCVHFASAMAVLLRTQGIPARYVKGFAPGETVGAAGGRDAAEAAGSQPAEHAYTVRASDAHAWVEVFFPGAGWLPFEPTPGFAAPAGEPGAADAAAPAAVPAGAQYGAGAGEAAAPDAAGAIRRAAADLQAAAVRAAGAAARGAQAHAREARGAAAGPWAWAAPAAGAAAAAVLAAAARRRRERFAFAGALRKYRSALGAGRGTAARGQFLALADGCWRELYRRCGERPPHRTPREYAASLRLPPPAAGLLADFVRWDEAARYGAEWRERPAPEQIGALLRALRAMPERPRR, encoded by the coding sequence ATGCTGGAGTTACGGCAAGCTAGCGCAGGAAAGCCGGGCGCCTGGGAACGGGGGGGCGACGGCACGCTGTTTTTTGCGGGCTTCGGCAGACGGCTCGTCACGTCGCTCCTGCTGTTCGGGCTGATGACGGAGTGGCTCCTTCCGCTGCGGCAGCTGGCGGCTTACACGGAGCTGTACCGGATCGGACCGCTGATCGCCGCCGTCGGCCTGTTTCTGGCGGTCGGATTGTTCATGCCGCCGACGCGGGTAACGCTTCCGCTCAGTTTTGTCATCAGTGCCGCCGCCGTCTTGTATCTGTTTGGCGGGGAATCCGGTTCCTTCACGGCGGCGATTGCGCATTTGGCGGAAGCGCTGCGCGGCGACGCCGAGCGGGCGGCGCACGGCGACTTTCAACTAAGCGGCGAGTCGCGCACACTGCTGCTGCTGGTCGGGCTCTCCATGATGGCGGCCGCCGTGCAATCGCTCGTATGGCTGCGGCAATGGGGGCTCGGGCTGACCGCCTTGACGGCGGTTTATCTGATGCTGCTATACGGTTTTCTCGGCATCGATGTGCTGCCCGGCCTGCTCCGCACCTGCGCGGAAGGGCTGACGCTCGCCGGCCTGCTGGCGGTTCCGCGCCTGGAACGGCTGGCCGGCGCTCCGTTTACGCTCGGTTTGCGGGGGGCGCGGACGATAGCCGGCTGGCCGGCCCGCTGGTGGGCGGGAGCCGCCTGGATTGCCGTGCTGGCGGCCGTTGTCGGTATCGGCGCCGCCTGGGGCGGCGGCTTCTCGAGCGAGCCGGCGCCATGGGCGGCGCAGGCGATCGACTGGGGCAAGGCGGAGCTGGGCAAGGAGCAGCCGGCTTCCGTCGCGGCAGGCGGCATCGGCGCAGGCGGCTGGCCGTCGCTTGACGTGCCGTCCGGAGGGGCGGGGAGAACGACGGGCTACGGCTTTGACGACCGGACGCTGGGAGCGCCGATCAAGCCGGACAACAGCGTGCTTTTTACGGTGCAGTCGCCGGAGAAGGAATATCTTCGCGGCGACAGCAAATCGTTTTATGACGGCAAGGGCTGGGAGCAGCCCGCGCACCGGCTGGAGGCGCGGACGATTGTGCCGCAGGCGGGCGGCCCGTCCGGCGGCGCCTCGGCAGTCGACGGAAGCGCAGGCGCAGGCGGGAAGGCCGCCAGCAGAACAGCGGAAGCTCCGCAGCGCATGACGGTCAAGGCGGCCGCCCCGGCGCCCGGCTGGCCGCTGTTCGCGGCAGGCCCGGAGGCGCGGGTCACGTCGCTGACAACCGCCGGCGGTTCGCGCGCGGACGGTTATTTGACGGACACCGAGACCGGGGCCTTGTTCCCGCTTGACGGTTCGGACCGCGTGGCGGACTATACCGTCGAGACGGCGGCCCTTGCGGCCGACCCCAAGGCGCTGCAGCAGGCCGCTGCGGCGAGCGGCGGAGATCCCGCCGGGCTGGCGGCCGCGTACACGCAGCTGCCGGCATCGCTGCCCGCGCGGGTCGGTTCGCTGGCCAGAGACATTATGGCGAAGGCGGGCGATACCCGCTATGACAAAGTGAAGGCGGTCGAAGCATATTTACGCACGCATTACGCCTATACCCTTACGCAGACGGCCGTTCCTCCCGCCGGTGCCGACTTCGTCGACGATTTTCTGTTCGATCAGAAGCAGGGATACTGCGTGCATTTCGCTTCGGCGATGGCCGTCCTGCTGCGAACGCAGGGCATTCCGGCGCGCTATGTGAAGGGCTTTGCGCCCGGGGAAACCGTCGGCGCCGCGGGCGGGCGGGATGCCGCCGAAGCGGCAGGCTCGCAGCCGGCGGAGCATGCGTACACCGTGCGTGCAAGCGACGCGCACGCGTGGGTGGAAGTGTTTTTCCCGGGCGCCGGCTGGCTGCCGTTTGAGCCGACGCCGGGTTTTGCGGCGCCGGCAGGGGAACCCGGCGCCGCCGATGCGGCTGCGCCGGCCGCCGTCCCGGCCGGTGCGCAGTACGGCGCGGGTGCAGGCGAAGCCGCCGCGCCCGACGCCGCAGGCGCGATCCGCCGCGCGGCGGCGGATCTGCAGGCGGCCGCGGTGCGGGCCGCCGGGGCTGCCGCGCGCGGGGCGCAGGCCCACGCGCGCGAGGCGCGCGGCGCCGCGGCCGGGCCGTGGGCCTGGGCCGCGCCCGCCGCGGGCGCCGCGGCAGCCGCCGTGCTTGCGGCGGCTGCGCGGCGCAGGCGCGAACGCTTCGCGTTCGCAGGCGCGCTGCGCAAGTACCGCAGCGCGCTCGGCGCGGGCCGGGGCACGGCGGCCCGCGGGCAATTTCTCGCGCTCGCGGACGGCTGCTGGCGCGAGCTGTACCGGCGCTGCGGCGAGCGGCCGCCGCACCGGACGCCGCGCGAATACGCGGCGTCGCTCCGCCTCCCGCCGCCGGCCGCGGGCCTGCTCGCCGACTTCGTCCGGTGGGACGAAGCCGCGCGGTACGGCGCCGAATGGCGGGAACGGCCCGCGCCGGAGCAAATCGGCGCGCTGCTGCGCGCCCTGCGCGCCATGCCGGAGCGGCCGCGCCGTTAG
- a CDS encoding ASCH domain-containing protein, whose protein sequence is MTNEIENGALPPKTCSIDRMVTMPEDVARVLAGKKTATRRNGRYADVGEIMELEGKRFVVDRVYVQTLGELTEENARQEGFDSLEDYKQSILSIHPGMPWLPHMKVWVHEFSPARD, encoded by the coding sequence ATGACAAATGAAATCGAAAACGGCGCGCTGCCGCCGAAAACCTGCTCGATCGACAGGATGGTCACGATGCCCGAAGATGTCGCGCGCGTGCTCGCCGGGAAAAAGACGGCGACCCGCCGCAACGGCAGATACGCCGACGTCGGCGAAATTATGGAGCTCGAGGGCAAGCGCTTCGTCGTCGACCGCGTATACGTGCAGACGCTCGGCGAACTTACAGAGGAGAACGCCCGCCAGGAAGGCTTTGACAGCCTGGAAGACTACAAGCAGTCCATTCTGTCCATTCATCCCGGCATGCCGTGGCTGCCGCACATGAAAGTTTGGGTGCACGAATTTTCTCCTGCCCGGGACTAA
- the guaA gene encoding glutamine-hydrolyzing GMP synthase: MNKPNEMIVVLDFGGQYNQLIARRIRDLGVYSELLPYNTPAERIRELQPKGIVFSGGPASVYEENAPKVDPAVYELGLPILGICYGMQLMSHMLHGKVERAGKREYGKADVDFIAGSRLIQGLEHRQTVWMSHGDHVVELPAGFRVEASTEHAPIAAMSHEERKFYAVQFHPEVRHSVYGNDMIRNFLYEVCGCEGSWSMETFIEDTIRDIREQVGDRKVLCALSGGVDSSVVAILIHKAIGDQLTCMFIDHGLLRKGEAESVMETFVGKFDMKVVKIDASERFLGKLNGVDDPEQKRKIIGNEFIYVFQEESAKFDDFEFLAQGTLYTDIVESGTATAQTIKSHHNVGGLPKDIKFKLVEPLKALFKDEVRKVGEECGLPEEIVWRQPFPGPGLAIRVLGEVTEEKLKIVRDSDAILRDEIAKAGLDREIWQYFTALPNMKSVGVMGDARTYSYTVGIRAVTSIDGMTADWARIPWDVLEKISVRIVNEVENVNRVVYDITSKPPATIEWE; encoded by the coding sequence ATGAACAAGCCAAATGAAATGATCGTTGTCCTCGATTTCGGCGGACAATACAACCAGTTAATCGCCAGACGCATTCGGGATCTGGGCGTGTACAGCGAACTGCTCCCGTACAACACGCCGGCGGAACGGATCCGCGAGCTGCAGCCGAAAGGCATCGTGTTCTCGGGAGGCCCGGCAAGCGTGTACGAGGAAAATGCGCCCAAGGTCGACCCGGCCGTCTACGAGCTCGGTCTGCCGATTCTCGGCATTTGCTACGGTATGCAGCTGATGTCGCATATGCTGCATGGCAAGGTCGAGCGGGCGGGCAAGCGCGAATACGGCAAGGCGGACGTCGATTTCATTGCCGGCTCCCGGTTGATTCAGGGGCTTGAACACCGCCAGACGGTCTGGATGAGCCACGGCGATCATGTGGTGGAGCTGCCGGCCGGCTTCCGCGTCGAAGCCAGCACGGAGCACGCGCCGATCGCGGCGATGAGCCACGAGGAGCGCAAATTTTATGCGGTGCAGTTCCATCCGGAGGTGCGGCATTCCGTTTACGGCAACGATATGATCCGGAACTTCCTCTACGAGGTCTGCGGCTGCGAAGGCAGCTGGAGCATGGAGACGTTCATCGAAGATACGATTCGCGACATTCGCGAGCAGGTCGGCGACCGCAAGGTGCTGTGCGCGCTTTCCGGCGGCGTCGATTCCTCGGTCGTCGCGATCCTGATCCACAAGGCGATCGGCGACCAGCTGACGTGCATGTTCATCGACCACGGCCTGCTGCGCAAGGGCGAAGCGGAGAGCGTTATGGAGACGTTCGTCGGCAAGTTCGATATGAAGGTCGTCAAAATCGACGCCAGCGAGCGGTTTCTCGGCAAGCTGAATGGCGTCGACGATCCGGAGCAAAAGCGCAAAATTATCGGCAACGAGTTCATCTACGTGTTCCAGGAGGAATCCGCGAAGTTCGACGACTTCGAGTTTCTGGCGCAGGGAACGCTGTACACCGATATCGTCGAAAGCGGCACGGCGACGGCGCAGACGATCAAGTCGCACCATAACGTCGGCGGCCTGCCGAAGGATATCAAGTTCAAGCTCGTCGAGCCGCTGAAGGCGCTGTTCAAGGACGAGGTGCGGAAGGTCGGCGAAGAGTGCGGCCTGCCGGAGGAAATCGTGTGGCGGCAGCCGTTCCCGGGTCCGGGCCTGGCGATCCGCGTGCTAGGCGAAGTAACGGAGGAGAAGCTGAAGATCGTCCGCGATTCCGATGCGATTCTTCGCGACGAAATCGCCAAAGCCGGATTGGACCGGGAAATTTGGCAGTATTTCACGGCGCTGCCGAATATGAAGAGCGTCGGCGTCATGGGCGACGCCCGTACCTATTCGTACACTGTCGGTATCCGCGCAGTCACGTCGATCGACGGCATGACCGCCGACTGGGCGCGCATCCCATGGGACGTGCTGGAGAAAATATCGGTCCGGATCGTCAACGAGGTCGAGAACGTCAACCGGGTCGTCTATGACATTACGTCGAAGCCGCCCGCAACGATCGAATGGGAATAA
- a CDS encoding NCS2 family permease, which translates to MGGFFRLKEHGTTVRTEILAGLTTFMTMAYILAVNPSVLGETGLNAYSVFLATALAAGIFTIAMGLFVNFPVALAPGMGLNAYFATTVLASKATGSPITPEVALTAVFISGIIFLILTVTQIRQMLITAVPDSLKSAITVGIGLFITIIGLKNSGLMTIAVENTVTDIPKGVFADVLGFETVFHMGSLETPGVYLTLIGLLLIGVMMVLRVRGAILWGILATTIIAIATGNVDVDAKLQGASWSPDFAQLNFWDFDWNGVWQTGLVSVIATFTFVELFDTFGTLLGTASRAGIMKNPEEGRKRVGKAMFVDAIGVSGGAMLGTSTVTAYVESASGVAQGGRTGLTAVSTGIAFLIALFLWPVVSLIPDAATAAALIIVGVLMMQSVKDIDFGDMVYAIPAFLTIAFMPFTYNIANGISLGIVSYVVLATVANVTGKGNGKYRVHWLMWILAVLIIARYGFIGSQG; encoded by the coding sequence ATGGGCGGTTTCTTTCGTTTGAAGGAACACGGAACAACGGTAAGAACGGAAATCCTGGCCGGATTGACGACCTTTATGACGATGGCGTATATCCTCGCCGTCAACCCGAGCGTCCTTGGCGAAACGGGGCTTAACGCCTACTCGGTGTTTTTGGCGACGGCGCTGGCGGCCGGCATTTTCACGATCGCGATGGGCCTGTTCGTCAACTTTCCGGTCGCGCTGGCGCCCGGAATGGGCCTCAACGCCTATTTTGCGACGACGGTGCTCGCTTCGAAAGCGACAGGCTCGCCGATTACGCCGGAGGTGGCGCTGACGGCTGTCTTCATTTCCGGTATCATCTTTCTCATTCTGACGGTGACGCAGATTCGGCAGATGCTCATCACGGCGGTGCCGGACAGCCTGAAGAGCGCGATTACGGTCGGCATCGGTCTCTTCATTACGATCATCGGGCTGAAAAACAGCGGGCTCATGACGATCGCGGTCGAAAATACGGTGACGGACATTCCGAAAGGCGTCTTCGCCGACGTGCTCGGCTTCGAAACGGTGTTTCACATGGGCAGCTTGGAAACGCCGGGCGTCTATTTGACGCTGATCGGCCTGCTGCTGATCGGCGTCATGATGGTGCTGCGCGTGCGGGGCGCCATCCTGTGGGGCATCCTGGCCACGACGATCATCGCCATCGCGACCGGCAACGTCGATGTGGACGCCAAGCTGCAGGGCGCCAGCTGGTCGCCGGATTTTGCGCAGCTGAACTTCTGGGATTTCGACTGGAACGGCGTATGGCAGACCGGGCTCGTGTCCGTGATTGCGACGTTCACGTTCGTCGAGCTGTTCGATACGTTCGGTACGCTGCTCGGAACGGCGAGCCGCGCCGGCATCATGAAAAATCCGGAAGAAGGCCGCAAACGCGTCGGCAAGGCGATGTTCGTCGATGCGATCGGCGTCAGCGGCGGCGCAATGCTCGGAACGAGCACGGTGACGGCCTATGTCGAGAGCGCATCCGGCGTCGCCCAGGGCGGCCGGACCGGTCTGACCGCCGTTTCGACGGGCATCGCTTTTCTGATCGCACTGTTCCTTTGGCCGGTCGTTTCGCTTATCCCCGATGCCGCGACGGCCGCCGCGCTGATCATCGTCGGCGTGCTGATGATGCAATCGGTCAAGGATATCGATTTCGGCGATATGGTGTATGCGATCCCGGCCTTCCTCACGATCGCGTTTATGCCGTTTACGTACAATATCGCCAACGGCATTTCGCTCGGCATCGTCTCGTATGTCGTGCTGGCCACAGTGGCGAACGTTACGGGCAAGGGCAACGGCAAGTACAGGGTGCACTGGCTGATGTGGATTCTCGCGGTTCTCATTATCGCGCGCTACGGGTTTATCGGCAGCCAGGGGTAA
- the purE gene encoding 5-(carboxyamino)imidazole ribonucleotide mutase, translating into MSAKVGVIMGSKSDWETMKLACDILDELHIPYEKKVVSAHRTPDLMFEYAETAAARGLKVIIAGAGGAAHLPGMVAAKTVLPVIGVPVKSSSLSGLDSLLSIVQMPGGIPVATVAIGNAGGTNAGLLAAQMLGAFDPEVQARVQARRDRIRREVMESGETL; encoded by the coding sequence ATGTCAGCGAAAGTGGGCGTCATCATGGGCAGCAAATCGGACTGGGAGACGATGAAGCTTGCCTGCGATATTCTGGACGAGCTCCACATTCCGTATGAGAAAAAGGTCGTCTCGGCGCACCGGACGCCGGACCTGATGTTCGAATATGCGGAAACCGCCGCCGCCCGCGGCCTGAAAGTCATTATCGCCGGTGCCGGCGGCGCGGCGCATTTGCCGGGCATGGTCGCCGCGAAGACGGTTCTGCCCGTTATTGGCGTGCCCGTCAAGTCGTCGAGCCTGAGCGGGCTCGATTCGCTTTTGTCGATCGTGCAGATGCCGGGCGGCATTCCGGTCGCCACCGTGGCGATCGGCAATGCCGGCGGCACGAACGCAGGGCTGCTCGCGGCGCAAATGCTCGGAGCGTTCGACCCTGAGGTGCAGGCGCGCGTACAGGCGCGGCGCGACCGCATCCGGCGCGAAGTGATGGAAAGCGGCGAGACGCTATGA